The following proteins come from a genomic window of Paucimonas lemoignei:
- a CDS encoding ABC transporter, protein MQFGAKPLFENVSVKFGAGNRYGLIGANGCGKSTFMKILGGDLEPSGGQVMLEPNVRLGKLRQDQFAYEEFTVLDTVIMGHEELWKVKAERDRIYSLPEMSEEDGMAVAELETEFAEMDGYTAESRAGELLLGLGIGIEQHFGPMSEVSPGWKLRVLLAQALFSDPEVLLLDEPTNHLDINTIRWLENILTQRNSLMIIISHDRHFLNSVCTHMADLDYGELRLFPGNYDEYMTVATQSREQLLSDNAKKKAQITELQSFVSRFSANASKAKQATSRAKAIDKIQLAEVKPSSRVSPFIRFEQTKKLHRQAVIVERMAKGFDGKPLFKDFSFQIEAGERVAIIGPNGIGKTTLLRTLVNELTPDAGSVKWTDAAELGYYAQDHAHDFEDDVTLFDWMGQWTQGEQMIRGTLGRMLFSNDEIQKSVKVISGGEQGRMLFGKLILQKPNVLIMDEPTNHLDMESIEALNLALENYPGTLVFVSHDREFVSSLATRIIELSPSGVTDFSGTYDDYLRSQGVVF, encoded by the coding sequence GTTCGAGAATGTCTCGGTCAAGTTCGGGGCGGGTAACCGTTACGGCCTGATCGGCGCCAACGGTTGCGGCAAGTCCACCTTCATGAAGATCCTGGGCGGCGATCTGGAGCCTTCGGGTGGGCAGGTGATGCTTGAGCCGAACGTGCGCCTGGGTAAGTTGCGCCAGGATCAGTTCGCCTACGAAGAATTCACTGTGCTCGACACCGTGATCATGGGTCACGAAGAGCTGTGGAAGGTCAAAGCCGAACGCGATCGTATCTACTCGCTGCCGGAAATGAGCGAAGAAGACGGCATGGCCGTGGCCGAGCTGGAAACCGAGTTCGCCGAAATGGACGGCTACACGGCCGAATCGCGCGCCGGTGAGTTGCTGCTGGGCCTGGGTATCGGCATCGAACAGCATTTCGGCCCGATGAGCGAAGTGTCTCCGGGCTGGAAACTGCGGGTATTGCTGGCTCAGGCGCTGTTTTCCGATCCGGAAGTCCTGCTGCTTGACGAACCAACCAACCACCTGGACATCAACACCATTCGCTGGCTGGAAAACATCCTCACCCAGCGTAACAGCCTGATGATCATCATCTCTCACGACCGTCACTTCCTGAACAGCGTGTGCACCCACATGGCTGACCTGGATTACGGCGAGTTGCGCCTGTTCCCGGGTAACTACGATGAGTACATGACCGTGGCGACCCAGTCCCGCGAGCAACTGCTGTCGGACAACGCCAAAAAGAAAGCGCAGATCACCGAGCTGCAATCGTTCGTCAGCCGCTTCTCGGCCAACGCCTCGAAAGCCAAGCAGGCTACTTCCCGGGCCAAGGCGATCGACAAGATCCAGCTGGCCGAGGTCAAGCCTTCCAGCCGCGTCAGCCCGTTCATTCGTTTCGAGCAGACCAAAAAGCTGCACCGTCAGGCGGTCATCGTCGAGCGCATGGCCAAAGGCTTCGACGGCAAGCCGCTGTTCAAGGACTTCAGCTTCCAGATTGAAGCTGGCGAGCGCGTGGCGATCATCGGCCCGAACGGTATCGGCAAAACCACCCTGCTGCGCACCCTGGTCAACGAACTGACCCCGGATGCAGGCAGCGTCAAGTGGACCGACGCTGCGGAGCTGGGTTACTACGCCCAGGATCATGCTCATGACTTCGAAGACGACGTCACCCTGTTCGACTGGATGGGTCAGTGGACCCAGGGCGAGCAGATGATTCGTGGCACGCTGGGTCGCATGCTGTTCTCCAACGACGAGATCCAGAAGTCGGTCAAAGTGATCTCCGGTGGTGAGCAGGGTCGCATGCTGTTCGGCAAGCTGATCCTGCAAAAGCCGAACGTGCTGATCATGGACGAACCGACCAACCACCTAGACATGGAATCCATCGAAGCGCTGAACCTGGCGCTGGAAAACTACCCAGGCACCCTGGTCTTCGTCAGCCACGACCGCGAGTTCGTCTCGTCCCTGGCCACGCGCATCATCGAGCTGAGCCCAAGTGGCGTGACCGACTTCAGCGGCACCTACGACGACTACCTGCGTAGCCAGGGTGTGGTGTTCTGA
- the pgl_2 gene encoding 6-phosphogluconolactonase gives MSKPLLLAAAVIYGLSMHAQASTFAYISSPGDGMISQYQLDESNGKLSLIEQTKAGDMVNPMAITPDGKVLFAALRVKPFQVVGFNIDPKNGQLSETSRGPLAESLAYLSTDRSGHFLMGASYGADAVTVQAIDKAYKPDENIQTYKTGPHAHSVRTDPSNRFAYVGNLGSDHVLQYSLDAKTGALTPIGTGFVSVPAKTGPRHLAFSGDGKYLYVVGEMSGTVTAFAIDEKTGALTQKAVANGIPERLKLVHGEVRDASNNDLKDDPTPRIWAADLRLSPDGKLLLMTERTTSSVSAFAVDSATGGLSFLDNYPVEEKQPRNIAFSPNGKWLLVTGEKAEKVGVYAVGEKGALTRASEAASGKGALWIEVLQLK, from the coding sequence GTGAGCAAACCTCTTCTTTTGGCCGCAGCAGTTATCTATGGGCTCAGCATGCACGCACAGGCATCGACTTTCGCTTACATTTCCAGCCCTGGCGACGGCATGATTTCCCAGTATCAACTGGACGAAAGCAACGGCAAGTTGAGCCTGATCGAACAAACCAAAGCCGGGGACATGGTTAACCCCATGGCCATCACCCCCGACGGCAAGGTGCTGTTCGCTGCACTGCGGGTCAAGCCTTTCCAGGTGGTCGGCTTTAACATCGACCCCAAGAATGGCCAGCTCAGTGAAACCTCCCGCGGCCCGTTGGCGGAAAGCCTGGCGTACTTGTCCACCGACCGCAGCGGACACTTCCTGATGGGTGCCTCTTATGGCGCGGATGCGGTTACCGTCCAGGCCATCGACAAGGCTTACAAGCCCGACGAGAACATCCAGACCTACAAGACCGGCCCCCATGCCCATTCGGTACGCACTGATCCCAGCAATCGCTTCGCCTATGTCGGCAATCTAGGCTCGGACCACGTGTTGCAATACAGCCTGGACGCCAAGACCGGCGCACTGACGCCCATCGGTACGGGGTTTGTCAGCGTTCCGGCGAAAACCGGGCCGAGGCATCTCGCGTTTTCCGGTGACGGTAAATACCTGTATGTGGTGGGTGAAATGAGCGGCACCGTGACGGCGTTCGCTATTGACGAGAAAACGGGGGCGCTGACGCAGAAGGCTGTGGCTAACGGTATCCCCGAGCGCCTCAAGCTGGTTCACGGCGAAGTTCGTGATGCCAGCAATAATGATTTGAAGGATGACCCGACACCACGCATCTGGGCCGCGGACTTGCGTCTGTCCCCTGATGGCAAGCTGCTGTTGATGACCGAGCGAACCACCAGTTCGGTGTCGGCATTCGCCGTGGACAGTGCTACGGGAGGCTTGAGCTTCCTCGACAACTACCCGGTTGAAGAAAAACAGCCGCGCAACATCGCCTTCTCACCCAATGGCAAGTGGCTGCTGGTGACGGGCGAGAAGGCCGAGAAAGTGGGCGTCTACGCAGTTGGCGAGAAAGGTGCTCTGACACGCGCCAGCGAAGCGGCGTCCGGCAAGGGTGCGCTGTGGATTGAGGTGCTGCAGCTTAAGTAA
- the yhhS_1 gene encoding major facilitator superfamily transporter has translation MTVTLQIVSIVFYTFVAFLCIGLPIAVLPGYVHDQLGFSAVIAGLTIGSQYLATLLSRPMAGRICDTIGTKLAVVYGMSGIALSGVLTFAAAMFEHLPTTSLIILIVSRLFLGVSQGLIGVGSISWCIGKVGPEHTARAISWNGIASYGAIAIGAPLGYVMSQSLGFFTLGIALTIMAALALLVIRKQPSVPVLKGERLSFWSVFGRIAPYGLSLTLASIGYGTLTTFITLFYVSRGWEGAAWCLSVFGVCFIAARLLFINAINRLGGYTSAILCMGVETLGLVLLWVAPNTGFALTGAGLTGLGLSLVYPALGVEAIKQVPPTSRSAGLSAYAVFFDLALAIAGPIMGAIALGMGYSSIFFFASLLSLLGLGLTVMLSRRARR, from the coding sequence ATGACGGTGACCCTGCAGATCGTCTCGATTGTCTTCTACACCTTCGTTGCCTTCCTGTGCATCGGCCTGCCGATCGCCGTGCTGCCGGGTTACGTCCATGACCAACTGGGGTTCAGTGCAGTCATCGCAGGTCTGACAATCGGCTCGCAATACCTGGCCACCCTGCTCAGTCGACCCATGGCGGGGAGGATCTGCGACACCATCGGCACAAAGCTTGCGGTGGTGTACGGCATGTCGGGGATTGCGCTCAGTGGCGTTCTGACCTTTGCTGCTGCGATGTTCGAGCACCTGCCCACAACCAGCCTGATCATTTTGATCGTATCCCGCCTGTTCCTGGGCGTGTCCCAAGGGCTGATCGGTGTGGGCAGCATCAGTTGGTGCATTGGCAAGGTCGGTCCGGAACACACGGCGCGGGCGATATCCTGGAACGGCATCGCGTCCTACGGCGCCATCGCCATTGGCGCACCGCTGGGTTACGTGATGAGCCAGTCTCTTGGGTTTTTCACCCTGGGCATTGCCTTGACGATCATGGCGGCGCTGGCCTTACTGGTGATCCGCAAACAACCCTCGGTGCCTGTGCTCAAGGGTGAGCGCCTGTCGTTCTGGTCAGTGTTCGGACGCATTGCGCCCTATGGCCTGAGCCTGACGCTTGCGTCCATCGGCTATGGCACTCTGACCACCTTCATTACCCTGTTTTATGTCAGCCGAGGCTGGGAAGGTGCGGCCTGGTGCCTGAGCGTGTTTGGCGTGTGCTTTATTGCTGCGCGGTTGCTGTTCATCAATGCGATCAACCGGTTGGGCGGCTACACCTCGGCGATCCTGTGCATGGGCGTCGAGACCCTGGGCCTGGTGCTGCTATGGGTTGCGCCCAACACCGGTTTCGCGCTGACCGGGGCTGGCCTCACAGGCCTTGGCTTATCCCTGGTGTACCCGGCGCTGGGTGTTGAAGCCATCAAACAAGTGCCGCCTACCAGTCGCAGTGCGGGCCTGAGTGCTTATGCCGTGTTCTTTGATCTGGCGCTGGCGATTGCCGGGCCGATCATGGGCGCAATTGCCTTGGGCATGGGCTATTCGTCGATCTTTTTCTTCGCTTCGCTGCTGTCATTGCTGGGACTGGGCCTGACGGTCATGCTCTCCCGACGCGCGCGTCGGTAA
- a CDS encoding endonuclease/exonuclease/phosphatase, translating to MPPDPAGLNADVVDMTDLPDIHRLRVLTVNTHKGFTALNRRFILPELREAVRATSADLVFLQEVQGSHERHASRHHDWPETPHYEFLADSMWSDFAYGRNAVYPNGHHGNALLSKYPILQHRNLDISITGPERRGLLHCVLQVPGHDEVHAICVHLSLLESHRQLQLDLLCKLLDSLPSHAPVIIAGDFNDWQLRGNTRLAQCDYLHEAFERHHGLLAKTYPARFPMLRLDRVYLRNATSHEPRILGNKPWTHLSDHLPLAVEVHL from the coding sequence GTGCCCCCTGATCCAGCTGGCTTGAATGCCGACGTAGTGGACATGACCGATCTGCCGGACATCCATCGCCTGCGAGTATTGACGGTCAATACGCACAAGGGCTTCACCGCCCTGAACCGGCGCTTCATCCTGCCGGAACTGCGTGAGGCGGTGCGCGCTACCAGTGCTGACTTGGTGTTCCTGCAGGAGGTTCAAGGCAGTCACGAACGACACGCCTCGCGCCACCACGACTGGCCTGAAACCCCGCACTACGAATTTCTCGCCGACAGCATGTGGAGCGACTTCGCTTACGGTCGCAACGCGGTCTATCCCAACGGCCACCACGGCAACGCCCTGCTTTCCAAATACCCGATCCTGCAGCATCGCAACCTGGACATTTCCATCACCGGCCCGGAACGGCGCGGGCTGCTGCATTGTGTTCTGCAGGTCCCGGGCCATGACGAGGTGCACGCCATTTGCGTGCATCTGAGCCTGCTGGAAAGCCACCGCCAGTTGCAGCTGGACCTGCTGTGCAAACTGCTCGATTCGTTGCCCAGCCATGCCCCGGTGATCATCGCCGGGGATTTCAACGACTGGCAGCTGCGCGGCAACACCCGCCTTGCCCAATGCGACTACTTACACGAAGCGTTCGAACGGCATCATGGTTTGCTGGCCAAGACCTACCCTGCCCGCTTCCCGATGCTGAGACTGGATCGGGTATATCTGCGCAACGCGACCAGCCATGAGCCCAGGATTTTGGGCAATAAACCCTGGACGCATTTGTCCGACCATTTGCCATTGGCGGTCGAAGTGCATTTGTAG
- a CDS encoding putative halovibrin, giving the protein MYCAQKTLIALSLTLPAVFIATPVSAGEGTDVAWLMNYYYSRTLDDCGEGRPLDQCSGLRIRGTDSMEAFEPWDPSPNSVKSGGVSMSFLRKDMKYEDLGLKKANGFVLKPNDFIDEGEKEINTLCFFPLDAWTDTRNDGGCSDNYLTKDYLEKICQSAGINTAEQWLADYRRTKNNHQKECGFEIKDRPDDADAFWQGVRARRLIQNDAEAIRTQTEIRVPTWGQDEDAQLPILAFIYTPNPGLASGLEKARDDQKRYYLKTGKWVPVIRVDLPTSNAADARFTYNEGDQHRKAPTPTVENECKSYIASATWEQRDDPYIKGKPWSLRVTPTSCGRNMTKKQQDAAYAELFSKYGNDPRWKPDSGSMYRQFVCHLEWSGEDDGKKIYARNKSIWNLEPVRPTASWDEVLKEGCNPY; this is encoded by the coding sequence ATGTACTGCGCACAGAAAACACTTATCGCACTTTCCCTAACATTACCTGCAGTGTTCATCGCTACGCCTGTCAGTGCGGGTGAAGGCACCGACGTTGCCTGGCTGATGAATTACTACTACAGCCGAACACTGGATGATTGCGGTGAAGGACGACCGTTGGATCAATGCTCGGGGCTCCGCATTCGTGGCACAGACAGCATGGAAGCTTTCGAACCCTGGGATCCAAGCCCTAATTCAGTCAAAAGCGGTGGCGTCTCAATGTCCTTTTTACGCAAAGATATGAAATATGAAGACCTGGGCTTAAAAAAAGCAAACGGTTTTGTTTTAAAACCCAATGACTTTATAGACGAGGGGGAAAAAGAAATAAACACGCTGTGCTTCTTCCCTCTGGATGCCTGGACGGATACCCGAAACGATGGTGGCTGCTCTGACAACTACCTGACCAAGGACTACCTTGAAAAAATCTGCCAGAGTGCGGGCATTAATACGGCGGAACAATGGTTAGCGGATTACCGCCGGACAAAGAACAATCATCAGAAAGAATGTGGATTCGAAATCAAGGATCGGCCCGATGATGCTGATGCATTCTGGCAAGGCGTTCGCGCCCGGCGCCTGATTCAGAATGACGCGGAGGCCATTCGGACCCAAACCGAAATACGAGTGCCCACATGGGGGCAAGACGAGGACGCGCAACTCCCCATTCTGGCTTTTATCTACACGCCCAATCCGGGGCTTGCTTCTGGGCTGGAAAAAGCCCGGGACGACCAGAAACGCTATTACCTGAAAACCGGTAAATGGGTCCCCGTCATCCGCGTCGATCTCCCGACCTCAAACGCTGCAGATGCCCGCTTTACGTATAACGAGGGTGATCAACACAGAAAGGCCCCGACTCCCACGGTCGAAAACGAATGTAAAAGTTACATCGCCAGTGCGACGTGGGAGCAACGAGATGACCCGTATATCAAAGGCAAACCGTGGTCGCTGAGGGTCACGCCCACCAGTTGTGGCAGGAACATGACCAAGAAGCAGCAAGATGCAGCCTATGCCGAACTGTTCAGTAAATACGGCAACGACCCACGCTGGAAGCCGGATAGCGGCAGCATGTATCGGCAATTCGTCTGCCATCTGGAATGGAGCGGCGAGGACGACGGCAAAAAGATCTATGCCCGCAACAAATCCATATGGAACCTGGAGCCTGTCCGGCCAACGGCGTCTTGGGACGAAGTATTAAAAGAGGGGTGTAATCCTTACTAG
- the glgB gene encoding glycogen branching protein codes for MNAPDKNGAGLRLMPATVDMDALIRAEHHDPFSILGPHGDGANGQIIRAYLPNALSVTVLAREGGHELGPLEMSEVPGFFVGRFPDAQPYLFKINWAGGEQITEDPYSFGPLLGEMDLYLFAEGNHRDLSSCLGAQLKNVDGVDGVRFSVWAPNARRVSVVGNFNNWDGRRHPMRLRHPTGVWEVFVPRLQAGELYKFEILGAHGILPLKSDPMALATTLPPDTASKVAGPLQFEWQDDEWLQSRAKRHEVSAPLSIYELHAGSWQMEQNEDGTQWRQYNWRELGDRLIPYIKELGFTHIELMPIMEHPFGGSWGYQLLAQFAPTARYGSPEDFAAFVNACHQAEIGVILDWVPAHFPTDTHGLAQFDGTALYEYANPQEGFHQDWDTLIYNLGRTEVHGFMLASGLHWLKHFHIDGLRVDAVASMLYRDYSRKAGEWVPNRFGGRENLEAIDFLRHLNDVVTLEVPGALIIAEESTAWPGVSQPTQQGGLGFAYKWNMGWMHDTLHYMQQDPIHRAHHHSELSFGLMYAWSERFILPISHDEVVHGKHSLIDKMPGDRWQKFANLRAYLTFMWTHPGKKLLFMGCEFGQWREWNHDEQLDWYLLQYAEHIGVKKLVSDLNRVYREEKALHERDAEPMGFQWLIGDDSANSVFAYLRWSKEGEPLLVVANLTPVPREGYRVGVPYGGNWVELLNSDAEMYAGSNIGNGGGVHAEEIKGHGMPVSLSLNLPPLAVLILKPKPSDG; via the coding sequence ATGAATGCGCCTGACAAAAATGGTGCGGGCCTGCGTTTGATGCCCGCCACTGTAGACATGGATGCATTGATCCGTGCCGAACACCATGATCCGTTTTCCATCCTGGGCCCCCATGGCGATGGCGCCAATGGCCAGATCATTCGTGCCTATCTGCCCAACGCGCTCAGCGTAACGGTACTGGCCCGTGAGGGCGGCCACGAACTGGGGCCGCTGGAAATGAGCGAAGTGCCGGGCTTTTTCGTCGGTCGCTTCCCGGATGCCCAGCCTTACCTGTTCAAGATCAACTGGGCGGGCGGTGAGCAGATCACTGAAGACCCTTACAGCTTTGGTCCGTTGCTCGGCGAAATGGATCTATACCTGTTCGCCGAAGGCAATCACCGGGACTTGAGCAGTTGCCTGGGCGCTCAGTTGAAAAACGTCGATGGCGTCGATGGCGTGCGTTTCTCGGTATGGGCGCCTAATGCCCGCCGTGTCTCGGTGGTGGGCAATTTCAACAATTGGGATGGTCGTCGCCACCCGATGCGCTTGCGCCACCCTACAGGCGTGTGGGAAGTCTTCGTTCCGCGCTTGCAGGCCGGTGAGCTGTACAAGTTCGAAATACTTGGCGCTCACGGCATCCTGCCGCTCAAATCCGACCCCATGGCGCTGGCCACGACCTTGCCGCCGGACACTGCCTCGAAAGTCGCTGGCCCCTTGCAGTTCGAATGGCAGGACGATGAATGGCTGCAGTCACGGGCCAAGCGTCATGAGGTCAGTGCGCCGCTGTCCATCTACGAGCTGCACGCAGGCTCGTGGCAGATGGAGCAGAACGAAGACGGTACCCAATGGCGCCAATACAACTGGCGTGAACTGGGCGACCGCCTGATCCCGTATATCAAGGAACTGGGCTTCACCCATATCGAGCTGATGCCGATCATGGAACACCCGTTCGGGGGCTCGTGGGGTTACCAGTTGCTGGCCCAGTTCGCACCGACCGCGCGTTACGGCTCGCCGGAAGATTTCGCAGCGTTCGTCAATGCCTGTCACCAGGCGGAAATCGGCGTGATCCTTGACTGGGTACCGGCGCATTTCCCGACCGATACCCATGGTCTGGCGCAGTTCGATGGCACGGCCTTGTATGAGTACGCCAACCCCCAGGAAGGCTTCCACCAGGACTGGGACACCCTGATCTACAACCTGGGGCGCACCGAGGTGCACGGCTTCATGCTGGCTTCGGGGCTGCACTGGCTCAAGCATTTCCACATTGATGGCCTGCGGGTCGATGCCGTGGCGTCGATGCTGTATCGCGATTACTCGCGCAAGGCCGGGGAGTGGGTGCCTAACCGTTTTGGCGGCCGCGAAAACCTGGAAGCCATCGACTTCCTGCGCCACCTCAATGATGTGGTTACCCTGGAAGTGCCGGGTGCGTTGATCATCGCCGAGGAATCCACCGCCTGGCCGGGCGTGAGCCAGCCCACGCAACAGGGCGGTCTGGGCTTCGCTTACAAATGGAACATGGGCTGGATGCATGACACGCTGCATTACATGCAACAGGACCCTATCCATCGCGCGCACCACCACAGCGAGCTGAGTTTCGGCTTGATGTATGCCTGGTCGGAGCGGTTCATCCTGCCGATTTCCCACGATGAGGTGGTCCACGGCAAGCATTCGCTCATCGACAAGATGCCGGGTGATCGCTGGCAGAAGTTCGCCAACCTGCGGGCTTACCTGACGTTCATGTGGACTCACCCTGGCAAGAAATTGCTGTTCATGGGCTGCGAATTCGGTCAATGGCGCGAGTGGAATCACGACGAACAGCTGGACTGGTACCTGCTGCAGTACGCCGAGCATATTGGCGTTAAAAAGCTGGTGAGCGACCTCAACCGGGTGTATCGCGAAGAGAAAGCCCTGCACGAGCGCGATGCCGAGCCGATGGGCTTCCAGTGGCTGATCGGCGATGACTCGGCCAACAGCGTGTTTGCTTACCTGCGCTGGAGCAAGGAAGGTGAACCGCTGCTGGTGGTTGCCAACCTGACGCCGGTGCCCCGTGAAGGCTATCGCGTGGGCGTGCCGTATGGCGGCAACTGGGTTGAACTGCTCAACAGTGACGCCGAGATGTACGCCGGTTCAAACATCGGTAACGGTGGCGGCGTGCATGCTGAGGAAATCAAAGGTCACGGCATGCCCGTGTCCCTCTCATTGAACCTGCCACCACTGGCGGTGTTGATCCTCAAGCCCAAGCCAAGCGACGGTTGA